The genomic window GACTGGGGAAGTAAAGATGCCCTAACTAAGCTTTACCATATCAAAAATCCTCAGCATTTACCGATGGCTGAATTATGGATGGGAGCACATCCTAAGGCCAGCTCGATTGTCGAAGATATTAATAATCAGCAAAAAATATCGTTAGATAAACTAATTACAACCAATCCAACATATTACCTCGGTGAAAAAATTGCGCAAAAATTTCATCGATTACCTTTTCTATTTAAAGTACTCTGCGCAGCTCAGCCACTTTCAATCCAGGTGCATCCAGATAAAATTGCTGCCGAAGCGGGGTTTAGGCGTGAAAACGCTGCGGGGATTTCCCTTGATAGTCCAACTCGTAATTATAAAGATGACAATCATAAACCTGAATTAATTTACGCTTTAACGCCCTTCAAAGCACTAAATTCATTTCGCCCTTTAAAAGAAATCGCTAATTTATTGCTACCAATTGCAGTAGCTTCACCAATTATTCAACTATTTTTAAAAACACCAACAGAAACTCAACTAGCACAACTTTTTAGCCATTTATTAAGCCTGACAACAAGAGAAAAACAACCGCTACTTACCGCCTTAAAATCTGTTGTACAACAAAAACAAGAGGAGCCATGGCGCACAATCAAAAAAATACTGACTCTATATCCTGACGATAATGGATTATTTGTACCATTGTTACTGAATATTATTGAATTACAACCTGGTGAAGCGATGTTTCTTTATGCCAGAACGCCGCATGCCTATATTGAAGGCGTTGGATTAGAAGTGATGGCTAATTCTGACAATGTACTACGTGCGGGATTAACTAATAAGCATATTGATATTGCTGAATTACTGGCTAATATAGATTTCATTGCCAAACCCTGCAACACATTATTATTACAACCGAATATAAACAATAATGAATGTAGTTATCCCATTCCAGTCGATGATTTTGCTTTTTCTTTATATCTCATTGATAATCAATTGACTACAATAAAGAACAGTTCAGCAACAATTTTATTTTGTGTTGAAGGTAAGATATCAATCACCTCAGAAAAGCAAACTGCCGAAATTCTATCTGGTGAATCTATATTTATATCCGCATCCGAAAGACAAATTATGCTTAATGGAAAAGGTAAACTGGCCAGAGTTTTTAATTATTAGCAAAAATTAAAATACATGCAAAGCTGTATATAATATATTTTATAAATTTGATCGCTTTTATTCGCTAAAATCCTTAAGGGATGGATATATGAAGAAATCGTTAGTAGCTGTAAGTGTCATTGTAATTGTTGCCATAATTTGGACAATTGGCTCTTGGTATACTGGAAAAAAAATTGAGGGAGAAT from Arsenophonus sp. aPb includes these protein-coding regions:
- the manA gene encoding mannose-6-phosphate isomerase; this encodes MFKMINKIQYYDWGSKDALTKLYHIKNPQHLPMAELWMGAHPKASSIVEDINNQQKISLDKLITTNPTYYLGEKIAQKFHRLPFLFKVLCAAQPLSIQVHPDKIAAEAGFRRENAAGISLDSPTRNYKDDNHKPELIYALTPFKALNSFRPLKEIANLLLPIAVASPIIQLFLKTPTETQLAQLFSHLLSLTTREKQPLLTALKSVVQQKQEEPWRTIKKILTLYPDDNGLFVPLLLNIIELQPGEAMFLYARTPHAYIEGVGLEVMANSDNVLRAGLTNKHIDIAELLANIDFIAKPCNTLLLQPNINNNECSYPIPVDDFAFSLYLIDNQLTTIKNSSATILFCVEGKISITSEKQTAEILSGESIFISASERQIMLNGKGKLARVFNY